A single region of the Bacteroides luhongzhouii genome encodes:
- the lpdA gene encoding dihydrolipoyl dehydrogenase: MKYQVIIIGGGPAGYTAAETAGKGGLSVLLIEKNSLGGVCLNEGCIPTKTLLYSAKTYDSAKHASKYAVNIPEVSFDLPKIIARKNKVVRKLVLGVKAKLTANNVAIVSGEAQIIDKNTVRCGEEIYEGENLILCTGSETFIPPIPGVDAVSYWTHRDALDSKELPASLAIVGGGVIGMEFASFFNSLGVQVTVVEMMDEILGGMDKELSALLRAEYAKRGIRFLLSTKVIGLSQTEEGAVVSYENAEGNGSVIAEKLLMSVGRRPVTKGFGLENLNLEKTERGAIRVNEKMQTSVPGVYVCGDLTGFSLLAHTAVREAEVAVHSILGKEDAMSYRAIPGVVYTNPEIAGVGETEESASAKGITYQVIKLPMAYSGRFVAENEGVNGVCKVLLDEQERVIGAHVLGNPASEIITLAGTAIELGLTAAQWKKIVFPHPTVGEIFREAL; encoded by the coding sequence ATGAAATATCAAGTAATTATCATCGGTGGCGGTCCTGCGGGATATACGGCTGCCGAAACTGCCGGTAAAGGCGGTTTGAGCGTATTGCTTATCGAAAAGAATAGTCTGGGTGGCGTCTGTCTGAATGAAGGCTGTATTCCTACGAAAACATTGCTGTATTCGGCAAAGACTTATGACAGTGCAAAACATGCATCAAAGTATGCAGTCAATATCCCGGAAGTCTCTTTCGATTTGCCTAAAATAATAGCTCGTAAGAATAAGGTAGTGCGTAAACTGGTGCTGGGAGTGAAAGCGAAGCTGACTGCCAACAATGTTGCGATCGTATCAGGAGAAGCGCAGATCATTGATAAAAATACGGTTCGCTGCGGGGAAGAAATTTATGAAGGAGAGAATCTGATATTATGTACGGGTTCGGAAACCTTTATCCCTCCTATTCCGGGAGTGGACGCGGTGAGCTACTGGACGCACAGGGATGCTTTAGACAGTAAAGAATTGCCGGCTTCTCTGGCTATTGTTGGTGGCGGAGTGATCGGAATGGAGTTTGCGTCGTTCTTCAATAGTTTGGGAGTACAGGTGACGGTGGTTGAGATGATGGATGAAATCTTGGGAGGAATGGATAAAGAGCTTTCGGCTTTACTGCGTGCGGAGTATGCGAAGCGGGGCATTAGATTCCTGCTTAGTACGAAAGTGATCGGCTTGTCGCAGACGGAAGAAGGGGCTGTTGTTTCTTATGAGAACGCGGAGGGAAACGGCAGTGTCATTGCAGAGAAGCTGTTGATGAGTGTCGGCCGTCGCCCGGTGACGAAAGGTTTCGGGCTCGAAAACCTGAATCTGGAGAAGACAGAGCGTGGCGCTATCAGAGTTAATGAAAAGATGCAGACTTCTGTGCCGGGCGTGTATGTTTGTGGTGACCTGACAGGATTCTCTTTGCTCGCCCATACGGCTGTTCGTGAAGCGGAAGTTGCCGTACATTCCATCTTGGGAAAGGAAGATGCCATGAGTTATCGGGCTATTCCGGGCGTAGTTTATACCAATCCGGAGATTGCCGGAGTGGGCGAAACAGAGGAATCAGCGTCGGCAAAAGGTATCACTTATCAGGTGATCAAACTTCCGATGGCTTATTCCGGCCGTTTTGTGGCAGAGAATGAAGGCGTGAACGGAGTCTGTAAAGTATTGCTGGATGAACAGGAACGGGTGATTGGAGCCCATGTATTGGGCAATCCGGCTTCGGAGATCATCACTCTTGCGGGCACTGCCATTGAACTCGGACTGACGGCAGCGCAATGGAAAAAGATTGTTTTCCCGCATCCTACGGTAGGAGAGATTTTCCGGGAAGCGTTATAA
- a CDS encoding TlpA family protein disulfide reductase — protein sequence MRKYIITPALLAIVCMVMCHCTFNRKASVATNEYLIQGELANLSDSIVIGLYEEDGNILNCVLRDTLMNGQFSFRDTVSTTRKMLIMSDNRGFPGTWLEVWIAPGEYIEIKGQDKLVKTWEVVSDVPEQQEENRFTACAMAQQKELMQYMAAEYDWQRMMFIDHPGDREFESQAWAKIDSIRKLSMPLQQEIWKKEMEYMEEAPVSPVWMDRLLFFASMMKYKTIMPYKEEVKKLYARMSEADKQTDDGQEITAYVYPPTTVGVGDMMVDGDLYDVNDSLHHISEFKGKFILLDFWSSGCAPCVESIPEMEKVMDLYKDKMTVISISEDPKARWKEYIKTKGMGGNQWNELRKGRTGLALNYQVRGIPHYVLIAPDGKIQDVWSGYGSGSLLGQVEKNLK from the coding sequence ATGAGAAAATATATAATCACTCCGGCCTTATTGGCAATAGTTTGTATGGTGATGTGTCATTGTACATTTAATCGTAAAGCGTCAGTTGCCACCAATGAATATTTGATTCAGGGCGAATTGGCCAATCTTTCCGACAGCATTGTGATCGGCCTGTATGAGGAGGACGGAAATATTCTCAACTGTGTCTTGAGAGATACGCTTATGAATGGACAGTTCTCTTTTCGCGACACGGTTTCTACCACACGGAAAATGCTGATAATGTCTGACAACAGGGGCTTCCCGGGTACATGGCTGGAAGTGTGGATCGCACCGGGAGAATACATTGAAATCAAGGGGCAGGACAAACTAGTGAAAACATGGGAAGTAGTAAGCGATGTGCCGGAACAGCAGGAAGAAAACCGCTTTACGGCTTGCGCGATGGCTCAACAGAAAGAACTGATGCAATACATGGCAGCGGAATATGACTGGCAACGGATGATGTTCATAGACCATCCGGGCGACCGGGAGTTTGAAAGTCAGGCCTGGGCCAAAATAGATTCTATCCGGAAACTGTCAATGCCGTTGCAGCAGGAAATCTGGAAAAAGGAAATGGAATACATGGAAGAAGCGCCCGTCTCCCCAGTGTGGATGGACAGATTATTGTTTTTTGCTTCCATGATGAAATATAAAACCATCATGCCTTATAAAGAAGAGGTGAAAAAACTCTATGCCCGAATGTCCGAAGCCGATAAACAAACAGATGACGGACAGGAGATTACAGCCTATGTTTATCCTCCCACTACCGTAGGAGTTGGAGATATGATGGTGGATGGAGACCTATATGATGTGAATGATTCTCTCCATCATATTTCCGAATTCAAAGGAAAATTCATCTTACTTGATTTCTGGAGTAGCGGTTGTGCCCCTTGCGTGGAGTCGATACCCGAAATGGAGAAGGTGATGGATCTGTATAAGGATAAAATGACTGTGATTAGTATTAGTGAGGATCCGAAAGCACGTTGGAAAGAGTATATCAAGACGAAAGGAATGGGTGGTAATCAGTGGAACGAACTTCGTAAAGGACGCACCGGTCTTGCCCTAAACTATCAGGTACGGGGAATCCCTCATTATGTATTGATTGCCCCTGATGGAAAAATCCAGGATGTATGGTCCGGCTATGGCTCCGGTTCGCTTCTTGGACAGGTAGAGAAAAACTTGAAATAG
- a CDS encoding acetyl-CoA hydrolase/transferase family protein, whose protein sequence is MSLNRISAAEAASLIKHGYNIGLSGFTPAGTAKAVTAELAKIAEAEHAKGNPFQVGIFTGASTGESCDGVLSRAKAIRYRAPYTTNADFRKAVNNGEIAYNDIHLSQMAQEVRYGFMGKVNVAIIEACEVTPDGKIYLTAAGGISPTICRLADQIIVELNSAHSKSGMGMHDVYEPLDPPYRREIPIYKPSDRIGLPYVQVDPKKIIGVVETNWPDEARSFAAADPLTDKIGQNVADFLAADMKRGIIPSSFLPLQSGVGNIANAVLGALGRDKTIPPFEMYTEVIQNSVIGLIREGRIKFGSACSLTVTNDCLEGIYNDMDFFRDKLVLRPSEISNSPEIVRRLGVISINTAIEVDLYGNVNSTHIGGTKMMNGIGGSGDFTRNAYISIFTCPSVAKEGKISAIVPMVSHHDHTEHDVNIVITEQGVADLRGKSPKERAQAIIENCAHPDYKELLWDYLKLAGNRAQTPHAIQAALGMHAELAKSGDMKNINWAEYTK, encoded by the coding sequence ATGTCACTCAATCGTATTTCGGCAGCAGAAGCTGCAAGCCTGATCAAACATGGCTACAACATCGGCCTAAGCGGATTTACTCCCGCCGGAACGGCCAAGGCTGTAACAGCCGAACTCGCAAAAATTGCTGAAGCAGAACATGCGAAAGGAAACCCGTTTCAAGTAGGAATTTTCACAGGAGCATCGACAGGAGAGTCCTGCGACGGTGTACTGTCACGTGCCAAAGCGATCCGCTACCGCGCCCCTTATACTACCAACGCTGATTTCCGCAAAGCCGTGAACAACGGAGAGATTGCCTACAACGACATACACCTCTCACAAATGGCACAGGAAGTGCGCTACGGATTCATGGGCAAAGTAAACGTGGCCATCATCGAAGCCTGCGAAGTGACTCCCGACGGAAAGATTTATCTGACTGCCGCCGGTGGTATTTCCCCGACGATCTGCCGTCTGGCCGACCAGATTATCGTGGAGTTGAACAGCGCACACAGCAAATCCGGCATGGGTATGCACGACGTATACGAACCGCTCGACCCGCCTTACCGCCGCGAGATTCCTATCTATAAACCGAGTGACCGCATCGGACTGCCTTACGTTCAGGTAGACCCGAAAAAGATTATAGGCGTAGTGGAAACCAACTGGCCGGATGAAGCGCGTTCTTTCGCTGCTGCCGATCCGTTGACCGACAAAATCGGACAGAATGTTGCCGACTTCCTTGCTGCCGACATGAAACGTGGTATCATCCCGTCTAGTTTCTTGCCTTTGCAATCGGGTGTAGGAAACATCGCCAACGCCGTGCTTGGTGCATTGGGACGTGATAAAACGATTCCTCCATTCGAAATGTACACAGAGGTAATCCAGAACTCTGTGATCGGATTGATTCGCGAAGGACGTATCAAATTCGGTAGTGCCTGCTCACTGACTGTAACAAACGACTGTCTGGAAGGTATCTACAACGATATGGATTTCTTCCGCGACAAGCTGGTTCTCCGCCCGTCGGAAATTTCAAACAGCCCGGAAATAGTACGCCGTCTCGGGGTCATTTCTATCAATACAGCCATCGAAGTCGACCTGTACGGCAATGTAAACTCTACCCATATCGGCGGAACAAAAATGATGAACGGTATCGGCGGTTCGGGAGACTTTACCCGCAACGCTTACATCTCTATCTTCACTTGTCCGTCTGTGGCCAAAGAAGGGAAGATCAGTGCCATCGTACCGATGGTATCCCACCACGACCACACGGAGCACGATGTCAACATCGTTATCACCGAGCAAGGTGTTGCCGATCTTCGTGGCAAGAGTCCGAAAGAACGTGCACAAGCCATCATCGAAAACTGTGCTCATCCTGACTACAAAGAGCTTCTTTGGGATTACCTCAAACTGGCCGGCAACCGGGCACAAACTCCACACGCTATTCAGGCTGCACTTGGTATGCACGCAGAGTTGGCTAAAAGTGGCGATATGAAGAATATAAATTGGGCTGAATACACCAAGTAA
- a CDS encoding bactofilin family protein codes for MFGTKKNKEADFITTAEPLKLTTIATGTVLKGIIEVEGSLRVDGAIEGDVTCHKMVVIGPQGTVTGNITSVSAVLQGTLKGDIHVTDLLTLKAGCLMNGDIYTCKLEIEPQARFNGTCNTIEEQQLQTKAAE; via the coding sequence ATGTTTGGAACAAAGAAGAACAAAGAAGCTGATTTTATTACAACAGCTGAACCTTTAAAACTAACTACCATAGCTACAGGAACAGTTTTGAAGGGCATAATTGAAGTAGAAGGAAGCTTGCGAGTAGATGGAGCCATTGAAGGAGATGTGACTTGCCATAAGATGGTGGTGATTGGTCCGCAAGGAACAGTGACGGGAAATATAACCTCCGTTTCAGCCGTACTGCAAGGAACATTGAAGGGGGATATACACGTGACGGATCTGCTGACACTGAAGGCAGGCTGTCTGATGAATGGTGATATTTATACTTGCAAATTGGAAATAGAGCCACAAGCACGTTTCAATGGAACCTGCAATACTATAGAGGAACAACAGCTACAGACCAAAGCTGCAGAATAA
- the nadB gene encoding L-aspartate oxidase: MVRKFDFLVIGSGIAGMSFALKVAHKGKVALICKSGLEEANTYFAQGGVASVTNLLVDNFDKHIEDTMIAGDWISNRAAVEKVVREAPAQIEELIKWGVDFDKNEKGEFDLHREGGHSEFRILHHKDNTGAEIQDSLIKAVQRHPNITVIENQFAIEILTQHHLGVTVTRQTPDIKCYGAYILDPKTGKVDTYLAKVTLMATGGVGAVYKTTTNPLVATGDGIAMVYRAKGTVKDMEFVQFHPTALYHPGDRPSFLITEAMRGYGGVLRTMDGKEFMQKYDPRLSLAPRDIVARAIDNEMKNRGDDHVYLDVTHKDPEETKKHFPNIYEKCLSLGIDITKDYIPVAPAAHYLCGGILVDLDGQSSIERLYAVGECSCTGLHGGNRLASNSLIEAVVYADAAAKHSLQAIDQYSYNEDIPEWNDEGTRSPEEMVLITQSMKEVNQIMSTYVGIVRSDLRLKRAWDRLDIIYEETESLFKRSVASREICELRNMVNVGYLIMRQAMERKESRGLHYTIDYPHVKK; the protein is encoded by the coding sequence ATGGTAAGAAAATTCGATTTCCTCGTTATCGGTTCCGGAATTGCCGGTATGAGTTTTGCGCTGAAAGTGGCGCACAAAGGTAAAGTTGCTCTTATCTGTAAAAGTGGGCTGGAAGAAGCCAACACGTACTTCGCCCAGGGAGGTGTAGCCTCCGTCACCAACCTTCTGGTGGATAATTTCGACAAGCACATTGAAGACACAATGATTGCCGGCGACTGGATCAGCAACCGTGCCGCAGTAGAAAAGGTAGTGCGCGAAGCTCCCGCACAAATTGAAGAACTGATTAAGTGGGGAGTGGACTTTGACAAGAACGAGAAGGGCGAATTTGACTTGCACCGCGAAGGCGGACACTCGGAGTTCCGTATTCTTCACCATAAAGACAATACAGGAGCAGAAATTCAAGACAGCCTGATTAAAGCTGTACAACGCCATCCGAATATCACGGTCATCGAAAACCAGTTTGCCATTGAAATCCTGACACAGCATCACTTGGGAGTGACTGTAACCCGCCAGACACCGGACATCAAATGTTATGGTGCTTATATCCTCGATCCGAAAACGGGAAAAGTAGATACCTATCTTGCCAAAGTGACGCTGATGGCCACCGGTGGAGTAGGAGCCGTTTATAAAACAACCACTAACCCGCTAGTCGCTACCGGAGACGGTATCGCCATGGTTTACCGTGCCAAAGGTACGGTGAAGGATATGGAGTTTGTACAATTCCACCCTACTGCCCTGTATCATCCGGGAGATCGCCCTTCCTTCCTGATAACGGAAGCAATGCGTGGTTACGGAGGCGTACTGCGCACAATGGACGGCAAAGAATTCATGCAGAAATACGATCCCCGTCTTTCGCTCGCTCCCCGTGACATCGTGGCACGCGCCATCGACAACGAGATGAAGAACCGTGGAGACGACCATGTATATCTGGACGTCACCCACAAAGATCCCGAAGAAACAAAGAAACATTTCCCCAATATCTACGAGAAATGTCTTAGCCTGGGCATCGACATCACGAAAGATTATATCCCGGTAGCCCCGGCCGCCCATTATCTCTGCGGAGGTATCCTTGTCGACCTGGACGGACAATCTTCCATCGAACGTCTGTATGCCGTGGGAGAATGTTCCTGCACAGGATTGCATGGAGGCAACCGTCTGGCTTCCAACTCACTGATAGAAGCAGTCGTATATGCCGACGCTGCCGCCAAACACAGTCTGCAAGCAATCGATCAATATTCTTATAATGAAGATATTCCCGAATGGAATGACGAAGGAACCCGCTCTCCGGAAGAAATGGTACTCATTACGCAAAGCATGAAAGAAGTGAACCAGATTATGAGTACGTATGTAGGCATTGTCCGCAGCGACCTCCGGCTGAAACGTGCCTGGGACCGACTCGATATTATTTATGAAGAGACCGAAAGCCTGTTCAAACGTAGCGTAGCGTCCAGAGAAATCTGCGAATTGCGTAATATGGTAAATGTAGGTTATCTGATTATGCGTCAGGCAATGGAGCGTAAGGAAAGCCGCGGATTACATTATACGATAGATTATCCGCACGTGAAGAAATAG
- the dacB gene encoding D-alanyl-D-alanine carboxypeptidase/D-alanyl-D-alanine endopeptidase — MKKSLLLVAFSVCLLPLWGQQNFSRIDSLIKKMLPEASEVGISVYDLTAKKSLYNYRAEKLSRPASTMKLLTAITALSRPEANEPFRTGVWHDGVIEHDTLQGNLYVVGGFDPEFDSQSMDSLIEEVITFPFSVINGQVYGDVSMKDSLYWGSGWAWDDTPAGYQPYLSPLMFCKGTVQVSVVPSTVQGDTASVSCQPVSSYYTVTNQTKTRTPSAGKFSFTRDWLTNGNNLLVSGNVTSIRKDDVNIYDSPRFFMHTFLERLRVKGITTPQSYGFAELPRDSVRVERMACWNTSVQKVLNQLMKESDNLNAEAFLCRLGAQATGKKQVAAEDGIVEIMKLIRRLGHDPKDYKIADGCGLSNYNYLSPALLVDFLKYAYSQTEVFQMLYKSLPVGGVDGTLKFRMKGTSAFRNVHAKTGSFTAINALAGYLKMKNGHEVAFAIMNQNVLSAAKARLFQDKVCEVIIGK; from the coding sequence ATGAAAAAAAGTCTTTTGTTGGTCGCCTTTTCAGTTTGTTTGTTGCCACTTTGGGGGCAACAGAATTTCTCCCGGATAGATTCGCTTATCAAGAAGATGCTCCCCGAAGCATCCGAGGTCGGCATATCCGTCTACGATCTGACGGCTAAGAAATCACTTTATAACTATCGTGCGGAGAAACTTTCCCGTCCTGCCTCTACCATGAAGCTGTTGACGGCTATTACCGCACTTTCCCGCCCCGAAGCCAACGAGCCTTTCCGCACGGGAGTATGGCACGATGGCGTGATAGAGCATGATACCTTGCAAGGCAACCTGTATGTGGTAGGCGGATTCGATCCGGAATTTGACAGCCAGTCGATGGATTCATTGATAGAAGAGGTAATCACTTTCCCTTTTTCGGTTATTAACGGGCAGGTCTATGGGGACGTTTCAATGAAAGACTCCCTTTATTGGGGCAGCGGATGGGCATGGGACGATACTCCTGCGGGCTATCAGCCTTATTTGTCTCCATTGATGTTTTGCAAGGGGACTGTGCAGGTTTCTGTCGTTCCTTCTACGGTGCAGGGAGATACGGCAAGTGTTTCCTGCCAACCTGTATCTTCCTATTATACAGTAACGAATCAGACGAAAACACGCACCCCTTCTGCCGGGAAATTCTCTTTCACGAGAGACTGGCTGACGAATGGAAACAATCTCCTTGTTTCGGGTAATGTCACTTCGATTCGAAAAGATGATGTCAACATCTACGATTCTCCCCGTTTCTTTATGCACACTTTCCTGGAACGCCTTCGTGTGAAAGGAATCACGACTCCCCAGTCGTATGGCTTTGCCGAATTACCTCGCGACAGTGTGAGAGTAGAGCGTATGGCTTGCTGGAACACTTCCGTGCAGAAAGTGCTGAACCAACTGATGAAAGAGAGTGATAACCTCAATGCGGAAGCATTTCTCTGTCGCCTGGGAGCGCAGGCTACGGGAAAGAAGCAAGTAGCTGCCGAAGATGGCATTGTCGAAATAATGAAGCTAATCCGCCGCCTGGGGCATGATCCGAAAGACTATAAGATTGCCGACGGTTGCGGACTGTCTAATTATAATTACCTCTCTCCTGCCCTGCTGGTCGATTTTCTGAAATATGCGTACTCGCAAACAGAGGTGTTTCAGATGTTATATAAATCTCTTCCCGTTGGCGGAGTGGACGGAACATTGAAATTCCGGATGAAAGGTACTTCTGCCTTCCGGAATGTTCATGCCAAAACAGGTTCGTTTACGGCAATAAATGCGCTTGCGGGCTATCTGAAGATGAAGAACGGGCATGAAGTGGCATTTGCCATTATGAACCAGAATGTGCTTTCGGCCGCTAAGGCAAGGTTGTTTCAGGATAAGGTGTGTGAGGTGATTATCGGGAAATAG
- the rbr gene encoding rubrerythrin yields MAKSIKGTQTEKNLLTSFAGESQARMRYTYFASVAKKEGYEQIAAIFTETADQEKEHAKRMFKFLEGGMVEITASYPAGVIGSTLENLRAAAAGEHEEWSLDYPHFADVAEQEGFPMIAAMYRNISIAEKGHEERYLAFVNNIENMTVFAKEGEVVWQCRNCGYIEIGKEAPEVCPACLHPQAYFEVKKENY; encoded by the coding sequence ATGGCTAAGAGTATTAAAGGAACTCAAACAGAGAAAAATCTGTTGACTTCATTCGCAGGAGAATCACAGGCTAGAATGCGTTACACTTATTTCGCAAGTGTAGCTAAAAAAGAAGGCTACGAACAAATTGCAGCTATTTTCACTGAAACTGCCGATCAGGAAAAAGAACATGCAAAACGTATGTTTAAGTTCCTTGAAGGCGGTATGGTAGAAATCACAGCCAGCTATCCGGCCGGTGTAATTGGTAGTACACTTGAAAATCTTCGCGCTGCCGCGGCGGGTGAACATGAAGAATGGTCACTGGATTATCCTCACTTTGCCGACGTGGCAGAACAGGAAGGTTTCCCGATGATTGCTGCTATGTACCGCAACATCTCCATCGCAGAAAAAGGCCACGAAGAAAGATATCTGGCTTTCGTGAATAACATCGAGAATATGACTGTATTCGCTAAAGAAGGCGAAGTGGTATGGCAATGCCGTAACTGCGGTTACATTGAAATCGGTAAGGAAGCTCCTGAAGTTTGCCCGGCATGTCTGCATCCGCAGGCTTACTTCGAGGTGAAGAAGGAAAACTATTAA
- a CDS encoding ferrichrome ABC transporter substrate-binding protein, whose product MEDFLKFLLIAGVILVGIFKEVNKNSKAKKAKAKHPVPPMPSPVEVSPDAVPIPEAWGRPKSLDELLRPIPREQPVPKQSSKQQTSKQKKKKEEVSVAASLANSVAQDEQNSRQGAHYNTPPDSPDNKEDFTIHSAEEARRAIIWGEILQRKY is encoded by the coding sequence ATGGAAGATTTTTTGAAATTTCTCTTGATAGCAGGCGTCATTCTTGTGGGAATATTCAAAGAGGTGAATAAAAACAGTAAGGCGAAAAAGGCTAAAGCCAAACACCCCGTTCCCCCAATGCCATCTCCGGTTGAAGTAAGCCCTGATGCCGTTCCCATACCCGAAGCTTGGGGCAGGCCCAAATCCCTGGACGAACTGCTCCGGCCGATTCCCCGCGAACAACCGGTCCCTAAACAGTCTTCCAAACAGCAAACTTCGAAGCAGAAAAAGAAAAAAGAAGAAGTATCCGTAGCTGCATCCCTTGCCAACAGTGTCGCACAGGATGAGCAAAACAGCCGGCAAGGTGCTCACTACAACACTCCTCCCGATTCACCCGACAATAAAGAAGATTTTACGATTCATTCGGCAGAAGAAGCACGCCGGGCCATTATCTGGGGAGAAATACTTCAACGGAAATACTGA
- a CDS encoding SulP family inorganic anion transporter has translation MKLFEFKPKLVSCLKNYSKETFMADLMAGIIVGIVALPLAIAFGIASGVSPEKGIITAIIAGFIISLLGGSKVQIGGPTGAFIVIIYGIIQQYGEAGLIVATLMAGVLLVLLGVFKLGAVIKFIPYPIIVGFTSGIAVTIFTTQIADIFGLSFGDEKVPGDFVGKWMIYFRHFDTINWWNTIVSMVSIIIIAITPKFSKKIPGSLIAIIVVTVAVYLMKTFGGIDCIQTIGDRFTIKSELPDAVVPALDWEAIRELFPVAITIAVLGAIESLLSATVADGVIGDRHDSNTELIAQGAANIIAPLFGGIPATGAIARTMTNINNGGKTPIAGIIHAVVLLLILLFLMPLAQYIPMACLAGVLVIVSYNMSGWRVFKALLKNPKSDVTVLLITFFLTVIFDLTVAIEVGLVIACVLFMKRVMETTKISVITDEIDPNKESDIAVHEENLMIPKGIEVYEINGPYFFGIATKFEETMTQLGERPKVRIIRMRKVPFIDSTGIHNLTALCEMSQKEKTTIILSGVNENVHNVLEKAGFYELLGKENICPNINVALERAKSLVK, from the coding sequence ATGAAGCTATTTGAATTTAAACCCAAACTGGTTTCTTGTCTAAAGAATTATTCGAAAGAAACGTTTATGGCGGACCTGATGGCCGGCATCATCGTAGGTATCGTGGCGCTTCCACTGGCTATCGCCTTTGGTATCGCTTCGGGAGTTTCGCCCGAAAAAGGTATTATCACCGCTATCATTGCGGGATTCATCATTTCCCTGCTGGGGGGCAGCAAAGTCCAGATCGGCGGCCCTACGGGAGCATTTATTGTCATTATCTATGGCATCATACAACAATACGGAGAGGCCGGACTGATTGTAGCCACCCTGATGGCCGGCGTACTCCTTGTATTATTAGGAGTGTTCAAGTTGGGAGCGGTCATCAAATTCATTCCTTATCCTATCATCGTCGGATTTACCAGCGGTATCGCCGTCACTATTTTCACGACCCAGATTGCCGATATTTTCGGTTTATCTTTCGGAGATGAGAAAGTGCCGGGAGACTTCGTCGGGAAGTGGATGATTTATTTCCGTCACTTCGATACGATCAACTGGTGGAATACTATCGTTAGTATGGTCAGCATTATTATTATCGCTATCACTCCGAAGTTCTCAAAGAAAATTCCCGGCTCGCTGATTGCCATCATCGTAGTTACGGTAGCCGTTTACCTGATGAAAACTTTCGGAGGGATCGATTGCATCCAGACAATCGGCGACCGCTTCACCATTAAATCGGAGTTGCCCGATGCTGTTGTGCCTGCGTTGGATTGGGAAGCTATCAGGGAATTGTTTCCGGTGGCTATCACCATTGCCGTATTGGGAGCTATCGAATCTTTGCTGTCGGCCACTGTAGCTGACGGTGTGATAGGCGACCGCCACGATTCCAATACAGAACTGATTGCACAGGGAGCAGCCAATATCATAGCTCCGCTGTTCGGAGGTATTCCCGCCACCGGAGCCATCGCCCGTACCATGACGAATATCAACAACGGGGGCAAGACACCGATAGCCGGAATCATCCATGCAGTAGTGTTGCTGTTGATTCTGCTCTTCCTGATGCCACTCGCACAATATATCCCGATGGCATGCCTTGCCGGAGTACTGGTCATCGTATCTTACAACATGAGCGGATGGCGTGTATTCAAGGCTTTACTGAAGAATCCGAAATCGGACGTTACCGTACTGCTTATCACGTTCTTCCTGACCGTTATTTTCGACCTGACTGTCGCTATCGAGGTGGGATTGGTGATTGCTTGCGTTCTCTTTATGAAACGTGTCATGGAAACTACCAAGATCTCGGTGATTACCGATGAGATCGACCCCAACAAAGAATCGGATATTGCCGTACACGAAGAAAACCTGATGATCCCCAAAGGCATAGAAGTATACGAAATCAACGGTCCTTATTTCTTCGGCATCGCTACCAAGTTTGAAGAGACAATGACACAACTGGGTGAACGCCCGAAAGTACGTATCATCCGTATGCGCAAGGTTCCGTTCATCGACTCCACAGGTATTCATAACCTGACTGCTCTCTGCGAAATGTCGCAGAAGGAAAAGACTACCATTATTCTTTCGGGAGTCAACGAGAACGTGCATAATGTACTGGAAAAAGCCGGATTCTACGAACTGCTGGGAAAAGAGAATATCTGCCCGAATATCAACGTAGCATTGGAAAGAGCGAAAAGCTTGGTAAAATAA
- a CDS encoding PH domain-containing protein, giving the protein MNRIFHARIAWYQYFLLVVLTVNAVGALWCKYILVAVLFMLMLIVVIEQIIHTTYTLTTNGDLEVSRGRFIRKKIIPLSEITAVRKYHSMKFGRFSVTDYILIEYGKGKFVSVMPVKEQEFAELLEKRMFAKKIKGTEAIDPVDSQADES; this is encoded by the coding sequence ATGAATCGAATTTTTCATGCCCGCATCGCCTGGTACCAATATTTCCTGTTGGTGGTGCTTACTGTGAATGCCGTCGGCGCATTGTGGTGTAAATATATCTTAGTGGCGGTACTGTTTATGTTGATGCTGATTGTAGTGATCGAACAAATTATACACACTACTTATACGTTGACAACAAACGGTGATCTGGAAGTTTCACGCGGCCGTTTTATTCGTAAGAAGATCATTCCGCTTTCCGAAATTACCGCGGTCAGGAAATACCATTCCATGAAATTCGGCCGTTTCTCGGTGACGGATTATATCTTGATAGAATACGGAAAAGGAAAGTTTGTTTCGGTGATGCCTGTCAAGGAACAGGAATTTGCGGAACTACTCGAAAAGAGAATGTTCGCAAAGAAAATAAAGGGCACGGAGGCAATAGACCCTGTAGACTCTCAAGCGGATGAATCGTAG